A DNA window from Brachionichthys hirsutus isolate HB-005 chromosome 10, CSIRO-AGI_Bhir_v1, whole genome shotgun sequence contains the following coding sequences:
- the LOC137900466 gene encoding glutamate receptor ionotropic, kainate 1-like — protein sequence MFSTITVFAWRTMENEKRMSDFIYLILTTQLCLGSAQVLRIGGIFETGESELVSMDELSFKFAVNNINRNKTLMPNVTLTYDIQRINLFDGFEASRRVCDQLALGVVAVFGPSHSSSVSAVQSICNALEVPHIQTRWKHPSVDNKDTFFINLYPEYTAIARAILDVVTFFKWRKLTVVYEDSTGLMRMQELIKAPAKFNLKIKIRQLTPGNQDARPLLKELKKDKEFFILFDCSYRMASELLKQLSSMGMMTEYYHFFFTTLDLFALDLEPYRYSGVNMTGFRLLNVDDPWVAATMDKWAMERLQGPKQESGLMDGIMTTDAALLYDAVFMVAVASQRATQMTVSSLQCHRHKPWRFGPRFMNLFKEAQWDGLTGHIVLNKTDGLRRYFDLDIISLKEDGTARGYVEGGSRLTKRWIKIAVWNSYRGMNLTESHRDKNNNVTDSMANRTLIVTTIQENPYVMHKKSDKELVGNDRFEGYCLDLLKELSNILGFTYEVRLVADGKYGAQNDKGEWNGMVRELIDHVADLAVAPLTITYVREKVIDFSKPFMTLGISILYRKPNGTNPGVFSFLNPLSPDIWMYVLLACTGVSCVLFVIARFTPYEWYNPHPCNPSSTLIQNNFTLLNSFWFGVGALMRQGSELMPKALSTRIVGGIWWFFTLIIISSYTANLAAFLTVERMDAPIDSADDLAKQTRIEYGAVRDGSTMTFFKKSKISTYEKMWVFMSSRKDTALVKNNREGITRVLTTDYAMLMESTSIEYISQRNCNLTQIGGLIDSKGYGVGTPIGSPYRDKVTIAILQLQEEGKLHMMKEKWWRGNGCPEEDNKEASALGVENIGGIFIVLAAGLVLSVFVAIGEFIYKARRNADIEECLPFSALMEELGISLQCHKGLRRRSRPHRGGARLDCIFCQPKDTAKTEGARRDSST from the exons ATGTTCTCCACGATCACCGTGTTCGCCTGGAGGACGATGGAGAACGAAAAGAGAATGAGCGATTTCATTTATCTTATCCTGACGACGCAGCTTTGTCTGGGCTCTGCACAAGTCCTCAGAATCG GTGGTATTTTTGAGACCGGGGAGAGTGAGTTAGTGAGCATGGACGAGCTGTCGTTCAAGTTTGCTGTCAACAATATAAACCGCAACAAGACGCTGATGCCCAACGTGACTCTCACCTACGACATTCAGAGGATCAACCTGTTTGACGGCTTCGAGGCTTCGAGAAGAG TGTGTGACCAGCTGGCCCTCGGCGTGGTTGCCGTGTTCGGGCCCTCCCACAGCTCCTCTGTCAGCGCCGTTCAGTCCATCTGCAACGCCCTGGAAGTCCCTCACATCCAAACCCGGTGGAAGCATCCCTCAGTGGACAACAAAGACACCTTCTTCATCAACCTGTACCCCGAGTACACCGCCATCGCCAGGGCCATCCTGGACGTCGTGACTTTCTTCAAATGGAGGAAGCTCACGGTGGTTTATGAGGACAGCACAG GTCTCATGCGGATGCAGGAGTTGATCAAGGCTCCAGCGAAGTTCAACCTGAAGATCAAGATCCGTCAGCTGACCCCGGGCAACCAAGACGCCAGGCCGCTGCTGAAGGAGCTAAAGAAAGACAAGGAGTTTTTTATTCTCTTCGACTGCTCCTATCGTATGGCTTCAGAGCTTCTTAAGCAG ctTTCCTCTATGGGAATGATGACAGAGTACTACCATTTCTTCTTCACGACTTTG GATTTGTTCGCCTTGGACTTGGAGCCGTACCGCTACAGCGGCGTCAACATGACGGGCTTCAGACTGCTGAACGTCGACGACCCGTGGGTGGCCGCCACCATGGACAAGTGGGCCATGGAAAGATTGCAGGGTCCCAAGCAAGAGAGCGGCTTGATGGATGGCATCATGACT ACTGATGCAGCCTTGCTGTACGATGCAGTGTTCATGGTAGCCGTCGCGTCGCAGCGGGCCACTCAGATGACGGTCAGCTCCCTGCAGTGTCACCGCCACAAGCCATGGCGCTTCGGACCGCGATTCATGAACCTTTTCAAAGAG GCACAGTGGGATGGACTGACTGGGCACATTGTTCTTAATAAGACTGATGGCTTGAGGAGATACTTTGATTTGGACATCATCAGCCTGAAGGAGGATGGCACCGCCAGG GGGTATGTGGAGGGTGGAAGTCGCCTGACAAAAAGGTGGATCAAG ATTGCTGTGTGGAACTCGTACAGAGGGATGAACCTGACAGAGTCCCACCGAGACAAGAATAACAATGTGACAGACTCTATGGCCAACAGGACTCTTATTGTCACCACAATCCAG GAAAATCCCTACGTGATGCATAAAAAGTCTGACAAAGAGCTGGTTGGCAACGATCGCTTTGAGGGTTACTGCCTGGATCTCTTGAAAGAGCTCTCCAATATCCTGGGTTTCACATATGAAGTCAGACTGGTGGCTGATGGGAAGTATGGCGCTCAGAATGACAAGGGAGAGTGGAACGGGATGGTCCGGGAGCTGATCGACCAT GTTGCAGATCTTGCTGTGGCCCCCTTGACCATCACCTACGTTCGAGAGAAGGTCATCGACTTCTCCAAGCCTTTTATGACCCTCGGCATCAGCATCCTGTACCGCAAACCCAACGGCACCAATCCTGGAGTGTTTTCCTTCCTTAATCCCCTGTCTCCTGACATCTGGATGTACGTCCTGCTGGCCTGCACGGGGGTTAgctgtgtgctttttgtgattGCCAG GTTTACTCCATACGAGTGGTACAACCCTCATCCTTGCAATCCATCCTCAACTCTCATACAGAACAACTTCACTCTGCTCAACAGCTTCTGGTTTGGTGTCGGAGCTCTCATGCGTCAAG GCTCGGAGCTGATGCCCAAGGCTCTGTCCACCCGTATAGTCGGGGGTATCTGGTGGTTCTTCACCTTAATCATCATCTCCTCCTACACGGCCAACTTGGCTGCCTTTCTCACAGTGGAACGAATGGATGCGCCCATCGATTCTGCAGACGACCTGGCAAAGCAGACCAGGATTGAATACGGGGCAGTGAGGGATGGATCCACCATGACCTTCTTCAAG AAATCAAAGATCTCCACCTATGAGAAGATGTGGGTGTTTatgagcagcagaaaggacACCGCGTTGGTCAAGAACAACAGGGAAGGCATCACCCGAGTCCTGACCACAGACTACGCCATGTTGATGGAGTCCACCAGCATCGAGTACATCAGCCAGAGAAACTGCAACCTCACGCAGATCGGAGGTCTAATCGATTCCAAAGGCTACGGTGTGGGAACTCCTATTG GTTCTCCTTACCGCGACAAAGTGACCATTGCCatccttcagctgcaggaggaaggcAAGCTGCACATGATGAAGGAGAAGTGGTGGAGAGGCAATGGCTGTCCGGAGGAGGACAATAAGGAGGCCAGCGCTCTGGGTGTGGAGAACATCGGGGGCATCTTCATTGTCCTGGCTGCCGGCCTGGTCCTCTCGGTGTTTGTGGCCATCGGCGAGTTCATCTACAAGGCCCGCAGGAACGCTGACATCGAGGAG TGTTTGCCCTTCAGCGCTTTGATGGAAGAGTTGGGTATATCCCTGCAGTGTCATAAAGGCCTCCGTAGGAGGTCACGCccccacagaggaggagcaagGTTAGATTGCATCTTCTGTCAACCCAAAGACACTGCAAAGACGGAGGGGGCCAGGCGGGACTCCAGCACATGA